The Prunus dulcis chromosome 5, ALMONDv2, whole genome shotgun sequence genomic sequence ttttttattttttgttcagtAATTGATTCTTCACCAAAAACTTTCTGACCTGCAGCAGTGCATTGGAGAAGTTATTTCATCCTGTGTTAAATGAACTTTTCAATAGCTGTCTTTACCCTTCCAGTGAACAACTTCACAATGAAATACATGTCGAAGGTTTGCAGAGGTTGCTATACCGTCCTCCTGAAAATGGAACACCTTTATGCAAAATTGTGGAGAAGCTTTGCTGTGAATTGGAGTCTTTTGTGGTGGGAATCAACAAGCATTTTGCTTTCCAAGAGACAAAGGTACGCTGCATAAATTATTGAAGATGCTTATAAATCAAGGAAGAGAAGTATTATCAGCATTCTAGGCTTTCTTTCCGATGATATAGGGAATTTAGGGTTACCATGATTTCTATTGATCATATATGTCTTAACTCTACTATCAGTATGTTACTGAAAATATTTTCCACATTGGTTGCAAATTAACACTTTTCCAGTTTTTATCAGGTATTTCCCATTGTAAGGATGAACTGTAGCCATGAAATGCAGCTGCAACTGTTGTACGTGAGCCTTCATATTCTGCCACTTGGATTGCTAAAGTGCATGACCACTTGGTTTTCAGCTTGTTTATCTGAGGACGAATCCAGGTCCATCCTTAGCAGCTTGAAGCAGGGAGATTCTTTAATCACTAAATCATTTGCATCCCTCTTACATGAGTGGTTCCGCATTGGTCATTCTGGTAAGACCTCTGTTGAAAAATTTCGAAAGGACTTGCAGCAAATATTCAAGAGCAGATGCACTGCCTTATCCAAGCAATTCTATTATACTACTGGATCCTCATCCTTAAGTTCCAATGTGCAACCTTGTGAGGGATCAAACACTAGGCTAATAGCACCAATCTCGTCCGACAAGGGCAAGAATTCTATGCCGTACTCCAGTGGAACCAATATTCACATATATTTCCCTGGAACAATGAAAACATCACATCACTTGCCTGAAAGTCTTAGTGGAGAAAACCTTCTTGGTTATGATCTCCATGAACCAAAACCAGTAGatcttatattttttatccACAAGGCTCTCAAGAAAGATTTGGAATACCTTGTCTTTGGTTCAGCTCAGTTGGCCgaaaatgtttcttttttcacaGATTTTTGCCGACGCTTCCATCTTATACAGTTTTTATATCAAATTCATAGCGAAGCGGAGGACGAGGTTGCATTTCCAGCTTTGGagacaaaaggaaaattgcaAAATATTAGCCACTCTTACACAATGGACCACAAACTGGAAGTTGAACACTTTAACAAGATATCCCTCATTTTAGATGAGGTGTCTAAATTGGATGTTTCAGCTTCTAAGGTTGAGTCAAACACAGTGGATCAGAAAATGCTGCAGCACCATCAGCTGTGCATGAGGCTTCATGATATGTGCAAATCAATGTGCAACTTACTGACTGAACATATTCATCGTGAAGAAGTTGAGCTTTGGCCCTTGTTTAAAGAATGTTTCTCCATTAAAGAGCAAGAAAAGATCGTAGGATGCATACTTGGTAGAACAGAAGCAAAAATATTGCAGGATATGCTACCCTGGCTAATGGAGTCTTTGACACCAGAAGAACAGCAAGCCATGATGTCTCTATGGCGCCAGGTCACACGAAACACAATGTTTGATGAGTGGCTTAGAGAATGGTGGGAGGGGTATGATGCAGCTAAAGTGGTAGAGGAGTCAAATGTCCCTCCTTCATTGACTGCAGATCCCTTGGAGATTGTCTGTACCTATCTGTGTGGAGCAGATGAACAAGAAGGAAGTGTCTGTAACAAAAGTATCAATTGTTCAGACAAAGATTCCCCTGCTGTTAATACCAAGCCATTTGAAAATAGTGATGTGGATGAGAAGCCGAAGGATTCTGATAGCAACCAGTATATTTATACTGATACAGAATATGTAAGACCTTGTGCTAAAGGTGacaagaagagatgccaaGAAGTAGAAAATGCCACAAACCAAATCAATGATCCAGTTCAACTTTTTCAAGCAAGCCAGAAATCCAAGTATTGTGAGTGCTTGCTGACACTAGGCCAAGAGGGTCTGGAGGCtgcaataagaaaaatatcCCGTGACTCTTCCTTGGATCCTCAGAAGAAATCATATATGATCCAGAACCTGCTAATGAGGTTGGTCCTGtcccatttttttgtttctttatcaTTTTTGTCCCTTGTTTATGAGGAAATTATACTATCTGTTGTGAAGGAAAGAGGCAAAATACCTTTATATATGTAAGAGTAATTTGTGTATTTTATCGACATGGTTTATTCCTAGTATAAGAGGAAAAATTACCTTGGTATGGGTAAAAGTAATTTGAGTATACCATCGCCTTGACGAAACTAGCTTATAGGTCAAATTTAGAAGAGGTTGTGGAGTAGGTTGGACCAAAGAAGTAAAGTTatataattttgtattttgtacaTCAAAAATCTGACAAATATGATATCACAAAAGTCCTTAAGACTTGTAAGTTCTTTTTCTTACTTTGTAACATGTCTGTTTGTCTCTACATGCTCATAAAATTTGACATAGACCAaagtgaatttttttcaatatttataCTGTTTCAGCCGTTGGATAGTCAGACAACACTCTGAATTAAGAGACACAAGTAATGGGAAAGAATTTCCGGGTCAGCATCCATCCTATCAGGACCCTTTTGGACTAACCTTTGGTTGTAAACACTATAAGAGGAACTGTAAGCTTGTTGCTGCCTGTTGCAACCAGCTTTATACCTGCATACGCTGCCATGATGAGATGGCTGATCATCTAATAGATAGGTATCAACAGTATGAGTTACAGTTCAGGCATTTAGCCTATGAATAttatagttttcttttttctatctTCTCAGTTTTGATTCTTATGTGATACATATGCAGGAGATCTATAACAGAGATGATGTGCATGAAATGCTTGAAAATTCAGCCAGTGGGGTCCACATGTTCAACTGCATCCTGCAGTAATTTTTCCATGGCAAGATACTTTTGCAGTATCTGCAAAATATTCGATGATGAACGGTAAGTAATCCTGATTGGCCTGCGTTGTTTTAGCTCTTTGCTTGTAAGATAATAGCATGTTAAATGTGTGACTTTAAAAGTTTGACCATAACAAGCACTTAAACTCCTTCCCTctgcaaaggacccactagtgtagtggtttggagtatttactccctcaggcaaggtcctgggttcgagtcctagcatccgtgttgtgtgtgtgagtttaatatactatcgcccctttcaataggaaaggtccttCCCTCTGAAACAAAAGTCCATTGTTGCTTCTATTGCCTCAACAAATGAAAAGGATATAGAAATCATAGTAGGAAGCAGATACTAAGCTGACCAGAGGAGTATTCTTGACTTCAAATTAAGATGGTTAAGATGGTCGAGGCTCGGCATCTGCTAGGCAACTTGCCACCTCCAGTTACCTATTTCTTAAATCGAACAACTTATGACCTTGTCAACAATCAGTAGCTACCCTGGTGTAGAACACGTATGTGGAGGGTTTAATCTATAATCTCATTACCTCATTATGTAGGCAATCTTAGTTCTCTGGTCTAGTCACCACAATGACTGGATTGATCTGTACTGTAAGGAACTAAGTACTTCTGGTCGCCTCTATCTGCTAAAATTCTCTGTACTGATTAGAATCTGTACTGATTAGAATGGTGTCCTGCTTTCCCCCAATTTTGTACGACAGCAGCGAGTGATTTGGGATAAATTTAATGCTACCTGGCCATGCCATTTAGCTATTTTACTATTAGATTCAACACTACCAGATTTTTTATGGTTCTAACGAAGAAGCTGTTTAACAGGGTTATCTACCATTGCCCTTATTGTAACTTGTGCCGACTTGGAAAGGGATTGGGTATTGACTACTTTCATTGCATGACTTGTAATGCTTGTATGTCCCGTTCGCTAATGAAGCACACATGCAG encodes the following:
- the LOC117627403 gene encoding zinc finger protein BRUTUS-like At1g18910 isoform X4, whose amino-acid sequence is MGGGDDSPQCLLPPSTNDTQPASSSSSSAARVRLVHTPILLLVCFHKALRAELDDLRHVTLAALESASRDRQGRDFVLQLLRRFEFLKLAFKYHCSAEDEIFFLALDGRTKNVASTYSLEHRSMDSLFDSIFNRLDALLDEGENISKQFQELVLCIGTLRAFACQHMLKEEQQVFPLILQQFSAEEQASLVWQFMCSVPLVLLEDLLPWTMSLLPPDEQEEVIHCIKEIVPDEKSLQEVVLSWLASNEQVAFGANNKAGGAQHTGESADLKKLLKSHSPKRFFEENRSSIKANCIHSEVGYNPVDGLHLWHAAIMKDLTKILEELYQLRSSSSFLSLDSIVVQLKFFADVLTFYSSALEKLFHPVLNELFNSCLYPSSEQLHNEIHVEGLQRLLYRPPENGTPLCKIVEKLCCELESFVVGINKHFAFQETKVFPIVRMNCSHEMQLQLLYVSLHILPLGLLKCMTTWFSACLSEDESRSILSSLKQGDSLITKSFASLLHEWFRIGHSGKTSVEKFRKDLQQIFKSRCTALSKQFYYTTGSSSLSSNVQPCEGSNTRLIAPISSDKGKNSMPYSSGTNIHIYFPGTMKTSHHLPESLSGENLLGYDLHEPKPVDLIFFIHKALKKDLEYLVFGSAQLAENVSFFTDFCRRFHLIQFLYQIHSEAEDEVAFPALETKGKLQNISHSYTMDHKLEVEHFNKISLILDEVSKLDVSASKVESNTVDQKMLQHHQLCMRLHDMCKSMCNLLTEHIHREEVELWPLFKECFSIKEQEKIVGCILGRTEAKILQDMLPWLMESLTPEEQQAMMSLWRQVTRNTMFDEWLREWWEGYDAAKVVEESNVPPSLTADPLEIVCTYLCGADEQEGSVCNKSINCSDKDSPAVNTKPFENSDVDEKPKDSDSNQYIYTDTEYVRPCAKGDKKRCQEVENATNQINDPVQLFQASQKSKYCECLLTLGQEGLEAAIRKISRDSSLDPQKKSYMIQNLLMRRSITEMMCMKCLKIQPVGSTCSTASCSNFSMARYFCSICKIFDDERVIYHCPYCNLCRLGKGLGIDYFHCMTCNACMSRSLMKHTCREKLFMDNCPICNEDIFTSTLPVKSLPCGHLMHSTCFEAYTCTNYTCPICGKSLGDMQVYFKMLDALLAEEKTPNEYSGQTQVILCNDCEKKGTAPFHWLYHKCSSCGSYNTRIL
- the LOC117627403 gene encoding zinc finger protein BRUTUS-like At1g18910 isoform X3, giving the protein MGGGDDSPQCLLPPSTNDTQPASSSSSSAARVRLVHTPILLLVCFHKALRAELDDLRHVTLAALESASRDRQGRDFVLQLLRRFEFLKLAFKYHCSAEDEIFFLALDGRTKNVASTYSLEHRSMDSLFDSIFNRLDALLDEGENISKQFQELVLCIGTLRAFACQHMLKEEQQVFPLILQQFSAEEQASLVWQFMCSVPLVLLEDLLPWTMSLLPPDEQEEVIHCIKEIVPDEKSLQEVVLSWLASNEQVAFGANNKAGGAQHTGESADLKKLLKSHSPKRFFEENRSSIKANCIHSEVGYNPVDGLHLWHAAIMKDLTKILEELYQLRSSSSFLSLDSIVVQLKFFADVLTFYSSALEKLFHPVLNELFNSCLYPSSEQLHNEIHVEGLQRLLYRPPENGTPLCKIVEKLCCELESFVVGINKHFAFQETKVFPIVRMNCSHEMQLQLLYVSLHILPLGLLKCMTTWFSACLSEDESRSILSSLKQGDSLITKSFASLLHEWFRIGHSGKTSVEKFRKDLQQIFKSRCTALSKQFYYTTGSSSLSSNVQPCEGSNTRLIAPISSDKGKNSMPYSSGTNIHIYFPGTMKTSHHLPESLSGENLLGYDLHEPKPVDLIFFIHKALKKDLEYLVFGSAQLAENVSFFTDFCRRFHLIQFLYQIHSEAEDEVAFPALETKGKLQNISHSYTMDHKLEVEHFNKISLILDEVSKLDVSASKVESNTVDQKMLQHHQLCMRLHDMCKSMCNLLTEHIHREEVELWPLFKECFSIKEQEKIVGCILGRTEAKILQDMLPWLMESLTPEEQQAMMSLWRQVTRNTMFDEWLREWWEGYDAAKVVEESNVPPSLTADPLEIVCTYLCGADEQEGSVCNKSINCSDKDSPAVNTKPFENSDVDEKPKDSDSNQYIYTDTEYVRPCAKGDKKRCQEVENATNQINDPVQLFQASQKSKYCECLLTLGQEGLEAAIRKISRDSSLDPQKKSYMIQNLLMSRWIVRQHSELRDTSNGKEFPGQHPSYQDPFGLTFGCKHYKRNCKLVAACCNQLYTCIRCHDEMADHLIDRRSITEMMCMKCLKIQPVGSTCSTASCSNFSMARYFCSICKIFDDEREKLFMDNCPICNEDIFTSTLPVKSLPCGHLMHSTCFEAYTCTNYTCPICGKSLGDMQVYFKMLDALLAEEKTPNEYSGQTQVILCNDCEKKGTAPFHWLYHKCSSCGSYNTRIL
- the LOC117627403 gene encoding zinc finger protein BRUTUS-like At1g18910 isoform X1 — protein: MGGGDDSPQCLLPPSTNDTQPASSSSSSAARVRLVHTPILLLVCFHKALRAELDDLRHVTLAALESASRDRQGRDFVLQLLRRFEFLKLAFKYHCSAEDEIFFLALDGRTKNVASTYSLEHRSMDSLFDSIFNRLDALLDEGENISKQFQELVLCIGTLRAFACQHMLKEEQQVFPLILQQFSAEEQASLVWQFMCSVPLVLLEDLLPWTMSLLPPDEQEEVIHCIKEIVPDEKSLQEVVLSWLASNEQVAFGANNKAGGAQHTGESADLKKLLKSHSPKRFFEENRSSIKANCIHSEVGYNPVDGLHLWHAAIMKDLTKILEELYQLRSSSSFLSLDSIVVQLKFFADVLTFYSSALEKLFHPVLNELFNSCLYPSSEQLHNEIHVEGLQRLLYRPPENGTPLCKIVEKLCCELESFVVGINKHFAFQETKVFPIVRMNCSHEMQLQLLYVSLHILPLGLLKCMTTWFSACLSEDESRSILSSLKQGDSLITKSFASLLHEWFRIGHSGKTSVEKFRKDLQQIFKSRCTALSKQFYYTTGSSSLSSNVQPCEGSNTRLIAPISSDKGKNSMPYSSGTNIHIYFPGTMKTSHHLPESLSGENLLGYDLHEPKPVDLIFFIHKALKKDLEYLVFGSAQLAENVSFFTDFCRRFHLIQFLYQIHSEAEDEVAFPALETKGKLQNISHSYTMDHKLEVEHFNKISLILDEVSKLDVSASKVESNTVDQKMLQHHQLCMRLHDMCKSMCNLLTEHIHREEVELWPLFKECFSIKEQEKIVGCILGRTEAKILQDMLPWLMESLTPEEQQAMMSLWRQVTRNTMFDEWLREWWEGYDAAKVVEESNVPPSLTADPLEIVCTYLCGADEQEGSVCNKSINCSDKDSPAVNTKPFENSDVDEKPKDSDSNQYIYTDTEYVRPCAKGDKKRCQEVENATNQINDPVQLFQASQKSKYCECLLTLGQEGLEAAIRKISRDSSLDPQKKSYMIQNLLMSRWIVRQHSELRDTSNGKEFPGQHPSYQDPFGLTFGCKHYKRNCKLVAACCNQLYTCIRCHDEMADHLIDRRSITEMMCMKCLKIQPVGSTCSTASCSNFSMARYFCSICKIFDDERVIYHCPYCNLCRLGKGLGIDYFHCMTCNACMSRSLMKHTCREKLFMDNCPICNEDIFTSTLPVKSLPCGHLMHSTCFEAYTCTNYTCPICGKSLGDMQVYFKMLDALLAEEKTPNEYSGQTQVILCNDCEKKGTAPFHWLYHKCSSCGSYNTRIL
- the LOC117627403 gene encoding zinc finger protein BRUTUS-like At1g18910 isoform X2, whose amino-acid sequence is MGGGDDSPQCLLPPSTNDTQPASSSSSSAARVRLVHTPILLLVCFHKALRAELDDLRHVTLAALESASRDRQGRDFVLQLLRRFEFLKLAFKYHCSAEDEIFFLALDGRTKNVASTYSLEHRSMDSLFDSIFNRLDALLDEGENISKQFQELVLCIGTLRAFACQHMLKEEQQVFPLILQQFSAEEQASLVWQFMCSVPLVLLEDLLPWTMSLLPPDEQEEVIHCIKEIVPDEKSLQEVVLSWLASNEQVAFGANNKAGGAQHTGESADLKKLLKSHSPKRFFEENRSSIKANCIHSEVGYNPVDGLHLWHAAIMKDLTKILEELYQLRSSSSFLSLDSIVVQLKFFADVLTFYSALEKLFHPVLNELFNSCLYPSSEQLHNEIHVEGLQRLLYRPPENGTPLCKIVEKLCCELESFVVGINKHFAFQETKVFPIVRMNCSHEMQLQLLYVSLHILPLGLLKCMTTWFSACLSEDESRSILSSLKQGDSLITKSFASLLHEWFRIGHSGKTSVEKFRKDLQQIFKSRCTALSKQFYYTTGSSSLSSNVQPCEGSNTRLIAPISSDKGKNSMPYSSGTNIHIYFPGTMKTSHHLPESLSGENLLGYDLHEPKPVDLIFFIHKALKKDLEYLVFGSAQLAENVSFFTDFCRRFHLIQFLYQIHSEAEDEVAFPALETKGKLQNISHSYTMDHKLEVEHFNKISLILDEVSKLDVSASKVESNTVDQKMLQHHQLCMRLHDMCKSMCNLLTEHIHREEVELWPLFKECFSIKEQEKIVGCILGRTEAKILQDMLPWLMESLTPEEQQAMMSLWRQVTRNTMFDEWLREWWEGYDAAKVVEESNVPPSLTADPLEIVCTYLCGADEQEGSVCNKSINCSDKDSPAVNTKPFENSDVDEKPKDSDSNQYIYTDTEYVRPCAKGDKKRCQEVENATNQINDPVQLFQASQKSKYCECLLTLGQEGLEAAIRKISRDSSLDPQKKSYMIQNLLMSRWIVRQHSELRDTSNGKEFPGQHPSYQDPFGLTFGCKHYKRNCKLVAACCNQLYTCIRCHDEMADHLIDRRSITEMMCMKCLKIQPVGSTCSTASCSNFSMARYFCSICKIFDDERVIYHCPYCNLCRLGKGLGIDYFHCMTCNACMSRSLMKHTCREKLFMDNCPICNEDIFTSTLPVKSLPCGHLMHSTCFEAYTCTNYTCPICGKSLGDMQVYFKMLDALLAEEKTPNEYSGQTQVILCNDCEKKGTAPFHWLYHKCSSCGSYNTRIL